GTGTAACCTAGAAAAGATAACAATGACTTCATAGACCATCTTTACTATCTATATacacaacattttttattttaatttttgagacaCACGACTTGCCCTGTTTTAATGATTCATATATTTAACACAAGGTTATAATGTGAAGGGCAGAGTAAAGGATTTGGAGGCCAAAGACCAGTGTCACCTAGAACTTTCGAGATTACTACATTTCCACCCCCTATGCCAGGTGCACATTGTAAAcgtctgaatgaataaataaattacattaacaAGGATTTCTTTATCTATACATTGGAGATAGTAGCACCTACCACACAGACTATTTGTAAAGAACAAGTAAGAGAGCTAATGGGTGCCACAATGTTTTGTTAGCTTTAAGACTCtgagttaaaattatttttaaaaagttgtgttaGTAGGGattgttattttgtaaaaatatcaaatgtCAAATAAACTCGAATACTTAGCTttgataaagtattttatttagttatgttttccttttaactaGATAACACTAACAACAAATTTGTTCAGTgttcattttaaagggaaaaaatgctttACAATTCATTAAGAAAACACTGTTATGTAATTCAGGTCAACAACAATGTCCTACAAAGTCTCTTCTGGTAAatcattataaaaagaaatctgttttgtttcaaaagaaaagtattttataaaaaggTCTAAAGTTTACATGTTCTCCTTAAATTCCAATTCAACAGTATTTACCAAAGTATGTCACACATCCttctttcatagcatttatcatattgtattgtaaataatgtttgctTCTCTCAAGAGACTTGGAGCAAAGTTAAGGGCAGAAAATTatgtcatattcatttttatgtcaAGTTCCTAGCCTTTGGCTGGTTCTTTGTAGAGGTTAGTGTCTAGTAGACACAGAATGAATGACAGATGTAGAGCAGAGGATATATGTTGTGTCCCGCAGAGGACAAAGAGCTATTATTTTGATTAGTTTTATGATATATGGTCTAAGTGATAAGAAGTTTatcaacaaactgaaaacagGATTTTAACAGATTCCTTTTAGGTTTTTCTCTATGAATGAAAGTAGTTTTAAAAGTAGATGGATATATGTTAACAAAGCATTTGATGCAGGGCAACTTTGGAGCATATTATCCGAACTGTAACAtgaaaatgacatgaaaaaaaaaacagcaaaaaaatagGTGGTGTCGAATAGTAATGAATGAAGTCTAAGTAACTTTGCCAAAAGCTTGttgtattttataatgttttactttttttattttaaaaatgttacattaagATAGCAAGAAATTATCATAGAGGGACTCACCCTGcattagtattttgttttgtatcgGGGAGAGGCAGTGAACCATATAAGagtttatacttaaaaaaatgtagattatGTTTAAATGATTATTTGCCCAACTTACTTTGGGGTAGAAATGTGTTCGCTGTTGATTATATATGAAACCACATAAAGATAGTTAAAACATGTAGTGACAGTTCCAAGGAGCTACATCCAATAtttaagataaagataaaaagactAACAAGGTTTATACAATACAcagaattttcataaatattttaagtgcctGACGATAACTACAACAGACATTTCCTACCTTTGCCTTTGTGAATCTAGTTGCTTGGGAGGCAttccttataaaaagaaagagtgctggggggagggcatagcgcagccgtagagtgcttgcctagcatgcatcCAATGCCCTgggttcaaataaataaaaaatgttattaccccccccccaaaaaagaaaggatgTTAATGTAAAAAGACTGTCGCTAGGATCTAAGCAAATGTtacaaaaaataagttttttttttaaatcataaagtaGCCATTACCTTGTAGGAAAGATATGCAGTAATATGTGGTTATGTTTATGTTACTTTCATATGGTGGTGTCAGAAGCTCAAATCAGGCCTGAATAACCTGACTGTACAATAATAAGTTTTTACACGATTTGACCAAAGCTGTTTAAAGGGAAGAGTTCTTATTACACATTTATCAGGTAAAATAAGGCAAACCCTTTAATTGAGTGGAAACTATAAGAATAGTTCTGATGTTCTATTCTGTATAATAATTAGCATCTGCATAGCTTTATCACagacacatgtatttttataGGGAGCTACATTTCATTTCCCCTGTGCAGTATGGCTGCTCTATTTGACTCTCACTAAAAAAGGAGATAGAAAGCAAGCTGATATGTAAGATAAATTGATTCCATTTTAGGTTATAAGTTGTGAAGGTATAATATGGTAAGTACTTTTCTATAATTCAATGCTGATGTGggtttatggggaaaaaaaagaaagcttaagaGTTTTGGTATTAATACACAGGGGGAGTATTCCTAACATGGAACTTTGTAGCCTGTTTGCCTATTAATGCATCAGTTTTGAAACTGgagatgtaatatttttattatgagaaaaatgtaggatacatttatctttttgtttgatTAAAGTAAAAGCTGGATCCCAATCTCTGCATTATTTCATAGCATATTTTCTTAGAAGGTGAATATACATATCAGCTACCAGTTTTTACTAGTCTGAGGTACTTGAGGCCTTACCTAGTGTAGATGATTCAAGGGTACTTCACAttcaaaaatagtattttcaaaatactttacaAGCTACTGCCAAAGCTAATTTTGTTTTCAAGGCCATGATTAGTTCACTTTTACTGATAAAAGGACAGTTTAAATAAAAGAACCTGCCCTGTACTTCAggtttttttctataatttttccaAATCACAGTGCCaataatgatttaattaataCAGTTTTAAAGTCATATTTCATGTTGGTTAACTCCTACTAAGCATCTTATTTAGAATGTAATATCCCAACTTTGgtacaggaaaaattttttttctaatgtaaattAAACACATTACTTGTCATAGACTGTTCTTTAAAGtagtttaaaaagacaaaaacacaaaacatctcGCAAACATACAATTTCCTagcaaaaaaatgttaagtacatAATTCTCACGTAAGGCACTTCCATTCTCATTCAAATAAGTTGCATAAAAAGTTTTCAATTGTTTTGTAATCAGATGTTCATAAATTATGCAGTAATGATGTTACTTCaagtaaaactttattaaatatccaattttggaataaatttcCTTAAATATCTTTACCTTTGAATAGAATGAAGGATGAGCATCAAATTCTATGCAGGGTAATCTTAAATGAAGGTACTCTTGGTCTGTTTTAGATTTAGAGAATTGGTAACATTTTTCCTTGTTCATCTCATTCAAGAATCTTGAAATCTTCCAAAGGAAGACTGCTTAAGGCGGTTGGTAAAATGTGTTCTGATGTGCTCTTAGGTGATAAGCTGTTTGCTTCTAGATTCTTTATCAAGCACGTGGCTTTGATCCAACGTCGAGTTGCTCGGCGTTCTTTTTGTAGgcaagttttcattttccttcttaagcTTGctatttccttttccagtttgATTATCCTCTTTTTTGCCTCCATAGGATTCCTAAAGGCATAACTGTGTTCTAGTAGTACTTGCTGACTGCTAATGTTTGATTTTAAATTAGATGGTCCAGTTGGAGTACAACTCTTGTTCTTCTTCAGAAGATTCCTTGACTTGAGTTTCTGAGCCAAATAAAATTAGAAGGTTGAACATAAATTATGGAATATCACACATAAGTAAATTTTGTCCAGTTTTGGATAACAGTATTTAAActgctcttttaaaaactgattctaaaagtTTGATAGGCAACATCAGCAGCCCATCTCATAATCATGGATTCAAGTTTCTCAGCTGGTTGAATTAACTCCAGTCACctatttctctttactttctctctccaGAGGGATACAAGCATTGGTTTGGAAATAAGACTATGGACTTCCAAGGTCTCTTCCAAATTACTGAGTAAGATTctatagacttaaaaaaatcctttgcAATATTCCCCCTAAGGCCAATATAGCATGCATTGAGACATTTGGTTTATCTGTGATACTAATTTGATTCTCTCAATCTGATTAATATTTCAGACCTCTGGTCCTacttaataaaaacatattcCCAAGCATCAGTTTGGGAATGGATTTATTTGTTGATTGTTCATAGTTAACATCTTACATTCCAGAATCTGGCTAGGAAATTTCTGCCCAAATCAGAGACCTGAGGACCTGTTTTTGGGaggttactctttttttttttttttttttttttttggttttttttttcttgaagagggaggtaattatgtttgtttgtttgtttgtttatttatttatttatttatttatttattcttagaggaggtgctggggattgaacccaggacctcatgcatgctaagcatgtgctctagcggttgagctatatcctccccctttcctttatttctttctttcgaTCAGTCAAGTCCTATTAATTCTACCTCCTAAATATCTCTATCATGAATCCTGTCTTCTCAATCATTCTTAATGCTACTTAATGCCCACATCAGGCCCATATCATTCATGTCTAGCTTGAATATATTAAAACCTTATTTACTGATCTTTGACTCATTTTGATCCTCACTAGTCCCTGTTCTGCCACCAGAATAATTTTCTAACAGATTTGATGTTTTTATACTGGCTGAACTGCTGTTTGCCTCCCcattatctaaagaaaaaaaaaatctttacacgATATACTATACTATTTAGGGTCTCACCCATTATGCCATTCACCATCTTGATTTATATGCCAGCAACATTAAACCACTGATAGATTATCTTCCCAGATTAGCTCATAAATTTgtgtctttcattcattcaacaaacatttatttaaatgcagGAATTCCTTTATGAATTCCTGGGGACACAACattgaacaaataaaagaaatatggtTCCTGTCATCATGAAACCTACAAATGGCACTCCCGCTGCCTAGGGGAATTGGCAGGGACTCTTTTTTGATCTTTATATCCTCAGTATCGAACTTAGATTTTGacataatgtaaaattcagtaaatatttgttgaatgaataaatgatcaaaatgtcaaaaacaagGTGTACTTCAAACTCAATAGATGTTTGAGTGTGtactacatgccaagcactggTTGAGGTACTGAGGATTCAGAAGTGAAGTTCTTGCCTTCCTGGAGCTTTTCTAGTACCTGTGATAATTAGTTCACTACAGTCTCCTGTCCTGTTCAGGTAATAGCTTGTGTACATTTACAAATTTAACTGTCACTAATAACTCAAGAAAAACAGtggtttttcctctctctgagaaAAGATGTCCTTTTCAAAGCTAAACTCCCTTTTTGTTCATTCTACTCCTTCTTAACCTTTTAGGGGCCCTGTCTTTCTCAGCTAGCTTTCCTCTCTGATCAGATCTTCCCTAACTAGACAAAACATTGTCTTAATACATTCATACTATACCttaattctcttcttccttttaagtattacttgctaacatttattttccACTCAGCCCTTAGCTCATTAGCTTTTGTTCTCATCATGCTTCTGTAGTTGTCCTCTGCAAGGTCAGGAACGCTCTTCTAAGTTCCAAGCTCAGGCCCAGCCTAAAAGCCTCAGCTCTATGAAGTTTCATGTTATGCCTCCCTCTGAATGTATGTTCTTTGGTGTAACTCTGGTATTCTTTGGGTGTGCTGCTCTGAGAGCACTTAGCACACATTATTTGTATGTTGTCTTAAAATCAGAGCAGAGCAATGCTGGAGGTTTCATTATTCACGATTTCTCAGTTTTACCAGTGGGTCAATTATGGATAATAGTTGGCAGTAGTGTAAAATTCCAATATAGTACACAATTTGGATTTGGGAAAGAATATTAGAGTCTGGAGAGCTGAGCTCCAATTCTAGCCGACATCTTTATTGCACAATTTTGCAACTTTCTTGAGGCATATAATTATACATGAATTTCAGTATATTCTGAATTGTTCTGTTTTATAAGCAAAAAAGGGTGAAttctaaaaatggtaaaatggagtagaagaaaaatattacctACCATAGACTTTATATGGGTACAAAAATCAAAAATGGTTGGAACAGCATCCATTTTAAGTCGTCGAGTTTGTCCTGTTAGGTCAAAACAGGAGGCTTCAAAGTGCTTTGAACAAAGAAAAGTATGTTTTCCTGGCACAAAATTTTTGCGCCTAACCAGGCGAacccattcttttcttcttttaggatCCAaaggaaacctttaaaaaaaaaaaaaaaaaaaaagaaaaggcaactgaAATTCCAACTATCATGCTTCTGGTTGCATCTAAAtggttaaaagaaattttgaaaggtGACAATTTGGTGTCTTTCATTTACATAAAAGTTTTTTAACTTTCCAACATTTAGACACTGGAACAGGAATCAGTAATGCCAATTTTTATAAGttgtaaacaaattaataaaaaaactGACTTAAGTggcttaatttttcagttttaatccCAAACTAGTCTTCAACAAGGGCAGTAAAAATAATCAAGACTAAATTGATCTATATCAAACTTACATAGAATCATTGTAAGCAGGAGTAATTTTACAATGCTTTGATCTGCTGCTAATGTATGTGGTCAAGATAATATCTACAGATTAAATTTTATCAAGACAGATTCTGATAttccttcctctgtgttccttCATTATGACACTTACCACACACACTGCtctgtaattttccattttaataaattcCCAGTGAAATCAAAGTAGATTAAAACTTTCTTGAGGATAGGGATCATTGTATCTTTTTATCTATCTTTAATATTTACACAGTGCCTTGCAAACAGTAGAGGCTTGACAAAAATTTgcttaattaatataaatacagaatatataaattaataattcaCTATATTACTTCTATTAAGTTAaactacatatattaaaaaaaagaaaaagaactcttaAGCTACGCAGTACAGTAGAAAGTATAAttattacaaaaagtaaaatgctgATGACAGGTCCAGCAGtaatgtttttcctttcatatttatttcaaatataaaatgtagtGATATGTACCCAGTGTACACctattaaggaaagaaaaatataaaggactGTCTAAAAATTCTAGTGGTAACTGTTGGCTGGACTTGGGAATTAAAGTATCAACATTCACAGGTAGTAAGTTTGAGTTGAATTCTTTAGTTTGACTGCCTTTTCCTTTAAGCATTAAAGATGAACTCACTAGGGCTTAAAAAGAACCATTAAGTTTATGTTAGAAGATCACGTGGCTCAGAAACTCCCAGCTGAAGCTTCACTAGGTAACAGCTTTGGCTCTATCAGATACCCGAGGCTTGCTCAAATTATCAGCAGGGAGGGGCACTAAGAGATGAAAGCCCAGATTTACTGGCAAAAACCATGCTGTCTCCTGCTCCCATCCCTCACAATCCCAGGTACACCCCGATCTGAAGATACTAAAATTTGTACGTCGCTCTGCAGTTCACATGCTTTCATATTATGCACATCTTTTCCTATTTCATTAGAAACCTCTGATGGAGAATTTCTCTACTCTCCCTAGCCCTCACCTTTTAATAATTATGTATTCTCACTTCAAAGCTCTCTGTTCTAATATTTAATGATTCGGAAATGTTTCCTGAGCCTAAGCTAAAAAATCAGGCTTTAGTTTataagcacattttttttcttgctgggtGCCTTAATAAAGGCTCAACAAGTAAGTACTATCATTGTATTAGAACCTATATGTATAAGACTTCAGATATGCGAAGACTGTCTTTTAGATGCTtttcaaccccccccccccatttttaagctcttttttaaactaaaaaagttttaaattatgaaaccAATGCCTCCAATTGAACCTTAACTTGGTcaaattcttcctccttcttttaagACTCAGTTTAGGAATCTCGTCTTCCTAAGAAAGCTTTTCATGATCAGAAGACTTGATTAGATGTTACTATATCATATAGCACTAATACAACTGTATTCTAATTGTTTACTTTTCTATCTCCACCAGTAGATCATAGGTTTCTCCTGGTTAGGAgctgtttttcactgtttttcctGTTAACTAAGCACTCAATGAACTTCTCTCTGAACAAAGTAATGGAGTTATTTTGGCATTACTAAATAATCTTTAGATTATCTGtgttgaaataaaatgataatcaacaattttatatttgatatttggGTAATGTTTTATACAGCATTAACCTTAATCATTTTTTGCCATGTATTGTTTGGCTTTTTCTCAGTATATTCAAAGGGTGGGAGAAGTAACCCATTTATTATTTAAGTAATAGTAAattctgtaaatattaaaaaattactgtggTGTTAACAGATGGATATATTCTTGTCTACACAATAGAACTAAGCTTTCAGAAACATTAGATGTTTTGGAAAATCactcagtattttaaagaatgcAATTTTGCTTGGGTTTTTAATAAATAGATTAATGTCACTTACATTCAAAGCACTGAAGACATAGTGGTAAACAAACTTGACCTACCTTTATGATATCTACCTTGTATGAAGGGTATACTGTAATGGGAAAGGGAGAGAATCAAAGAGCTTGATGTAGTAGAAAAGACTGGCTGAGAACACTGTCTCTGGAATCAAACCAGGTATCAATCCTGGCTCCTTCACATAATAGCTGGCTGACTTTAagcaagttgtttaacctttTTAGGCCTCGGTTTTATCACCTATAAAGTGAATAATGGCACCTAGTGTGATTCcagggattaaatgagacaatgtgaATAAATGCTTAGCCCAATGCATAGTACATggtaaatactaaataaatgctgttttttattattataaaagtaatgacAAGTATCATGAGTGTTATGAAAGGGTAAGTACAGGATTGCATGGCACCATTAAACAGGAAGAGCTAATCTAGTCAAGAGGCCCTAAGAGTACAAGTTAGGGAAATTCAGGTGGGAGTAGTGAAGAATGTTAACAGTATCTTGGGGACAGGGAAGAGTGTTATGACATGAACTGATGATGGAGGGCCTTCTaagttaaaaagtaattttaaactttatCCAAAATGGCATTGGTAAGCCATTAAGAGGTCTAATTTAGAAAGCTGATtgttaacagaaaatatttaaactagTTGTCaaacacagccattattaaaaattaaattatgtacatttgcatttaaataagttaaaaacaaaggtaataaatactaaaaatcGATCACTTACTAATTATTTTAGCATTATCTATATTCTTGAGGTATTGGTGCCTGTTACACCTGTATGGAATAAATGCTATAGAATAGGGTAGTACTGCACATTTCTTTCCAACTCCATCATCAGTGATGTCATGTTGGTAGCTTAAAGCCAGCCATGGTAGGAGTACTTATATCACGGAAATTGGGCAAACAGTACAAATCAGGGCTTTTCCCCTTCCCTGGAGATCCTGTTGTTAAACATTTAGCAACACACCATTGATTACAGAAGAGTAGTTAGAAGTGCATGAATGGAAGCAGTGAACCAGTTAAGAGGTTGTAATAATCCAATCAAGAGGGAATGCTGAGAAATCAAGGGAGGATGACCTCCCAGTTTCTGAGTGGATGGTGTGTCTGTTTACTGAGAAAGGAATACGGGAAGTAGGGTAGGTTTGAAAGAAGGGCAAGTTCATTACCAGTTTTAGTATGTTGAATGCGAGAACCTGAAGAGACCAGGGAAACACTAAGACACTTCACTCATTAGAGATTTGGACTGGAGGTATTGATTTGGGAGGCATCAACAAGTAACAGTTAACTGAGACCACAGGAACAGTTGCAATCATTTTGATAAG
This sequence is a window from Camelus ferus isolate YT-003-E chromosome 12, BCGSAC_Cfer_1.0, whole genome shotgun sequence. Protein-coding genes within it:
- the THAP2 gene encoding THAP domain-containing protein 2, with translation MPTNCAAAGCATTYNKHINISFHRFPLDPKRRKEWVRLVRRKNFVPGKHTFLCSKHFEASCFDLTGQTRRLKMDAVPTIFDFCTHIKSMKLKSRNLLKKNKSCTPTGPSNLKSNISSQQVLLEHSYAFRNPMEAKKRIIKLEKEIASLRRKMKTCLQKERRATRRWIKATCLIKNLEANSLSPKSTSEHILPTALSSLPLEDFKILE